The genomic segment CATCCGGCGAAGCGAAAGCCGGGCCGGATGTGAGGCGGGATCGGGAAGCAGTATGGGGCGGATTTCGCCTCGACGGGCGGCGCCACTGGCACATCCCGCGATTTCGTGTATGGTCCGCGCCGCCTCGACCCGGTTACCGGGCGGGGCTTGTGCCGCTTGCGGCTGACCGTGCTGGACGACATCCCGGCACCGGCCCGACCGCGAGTTTTTCAAAGGTGCCCTTCCCTCCCATGGGCGGCACCTCCGACCAAACCTCCATCTGAAAGGCCTGCGATGTCGATCACGGCAGAGCGCAAGACCGCGCTCATCAAGGACTACGCCAAGGGCAACAAAGACACCGGCTCGCCGGAGGTCCAGATCGCCATCCTCACCGAGCGGATCACCAACCTGACCGCCCACTTCAAGACCCACGGCAAGGACAACCACTCCCGCCGCGGCCTCCTGAAGCTGGTCTCGCAGCGCCGCTCGCTGCTCGACTACCTGAAGCGCAAGGAAGAGGCGCGCTACCGCACCCTCATCGAGCGCCTCGGCATCCGCCGCTAAGGCCTGCCGAACCTTCGCGCGGTCCCCCACGGGGCCGCGTTTTCACAAGCCGCGCTTCGCACGAAGTGGACGCCGGTTCGGCGTCGAAGAGCGCGGCAGACCAAAAAGGATCGCTCGGGCATGGGGCCCGGCCGGTCCGATCCGGGCGGCTTGAAGGCGCAGGGCGCCAGGGCAGGATCGCGAGACGCTTCCTTAAGACGAAGCGTCTCGCCGTCTTGCCTCTGGCGGCGCCGGGCTCAGCCCACCGCATGTTTGAAGGCGAGAGACATATGTTCGACGTACAACGTGAAGAGCTGATCTGGGGCGACCGCAAGCTCGTCCTCGAGACCGGCAAGACCGCCCGCCAGGCGGACGGCTCCGTGGTCGCCACCTACGGCGAGACCACCGTGCTCGCCACCGTGGTCGCGGGCAAGGAGCCCAAGGCCGGCATCGACTTCCTGCCGCTCACCGTGAACTACCAGGAGCGCGCCTACGCCGCCGGCCGCATCCCCGGCGGCTACTTCAAGCGCGAAGGCCGTCCCTCCGAGAAGGAGACGCTGGTCTCCCGCCTGATCGACCGCCCGATCCGTCCGCTCTTCGTCGAGGGCTGGCGCAACGACACCCAGGTCGTCGTCACCGTCCTCTCCCACGATCTCGAGAACGATCCCGACATCGTCGCGATGGTCGCGGCCTCCGCCGCCCTCACCCTGTCGGGCGTGCCCTTCATGGGCCCGATCGGCGCGGCCCGCGTCGGCTACCTCAACGGCGGCTACAAGCTGAACCCGCTGGTGACGGAAATCGCCGAATCGACCCTCGATCTCGTCGTCGCCGGCACCCAGGACGCGGTGCTGATGGTCGAGTCCGAGGCCAAGGAGCTCTCCGAGGACGTGATGCTTGGGGCCGTGATGTTCGGCCACAAGCACTTCCAGCCGGTGATCGAGGCGATCATCCGTCTGGCCGAGAAGGCCGCCAAGGAGCCGCGCGACTTCACCCCGCCGGAGAACGCCGACGTCGAGGCCGCCGTTCTCGCGGTCGCCGAGACCGAGCTGCGCGAGGCCTACAAGAAGACGGTCAAGCAGGAGCGCTACGCCGCCGTCGACGCCGTGAAGGCGAAGGTCGTGGCCGCGCTCTGCCCGGCCGAGGGCGAGCAGAAGTTCAGCCCTGAGAAGGTCAAGGCGGCCTTCAAGGAGGCGCAGTCGAAGGTGGTCCGCTGGAACATCCTCGACACCGGAAGCCGCATCGACGGCCGTGACGTGAAAACGGTCCGCTCGATCGTCTCCGAGGTCGGCGTGCTGCCCCGCGCCCACGGTTCGTCGCTGTTCACCCGCGGTGAGACCCAGGCGCTGGTCGTGGCCACGCTCGGCACCGGTGAGGACGAGCAGTTCATCGACGCGCTGGAGGGCACCTACAAGGAGCGCTTCCTGCTCCACTACAACTTCCCTCCCTATTCCGTCGGCGAGACCGGCCGCATGGGTTCGCCCGGCCGCCGCGAGATCGGCCACGGCAAGCTCGCCTGGCGCGCGATCCGTCCCGTTCTGCCGCCGGCCCACGAGTTCCCGTACACGATCCGCGTGGTCTCCGAGATCACCGAGTCGAACGGCTCCTCCTCGATGGCCTCGGTCTGCGGCGGCTCGCTGTCGCTGATGGATGCGGGCGTGCCCCTGCGCCGTCCGGTCGCCGGCATCGCCATGGGCCTCATCCTCGAAGGTGAGCGCTTCGCCGTGCTGTCCGACATCCTCGGCGACGAGGATCACCTCGGCGACATGGACTTCAAGGTGGCCGGCTCGGAGGAGGGCATCACCTCCC from the Methylorubrum extorquens genome contains:
- the rpsO gene encoding 30S ribosomal subunit protein S15 (Evidence 2a : Function from experimental evidences in other organisms; PubMedId : 10094780, 12244297, 12809609, 2432069, 2849753, 3005122, 6382163, 6394953, 776686; Product type s : structure); the protein is MSITAERKTALIKDYAKGNKDTGSPEVQIAILTERITNLTAHFKTHGKDNHSRRGLLKLVSQRRSLLDYLKRKEEARYRTLIERLGIRR
- the pnp gene encoding polynucleotide phosphorylase/polyadenylase (Evidence 2a : Function from experimental evidences in other organisms; Product type e : enzyme), producing MFDVQREELIWGDRKLVLETGKTARQADGSVVATYGETTVLATVVAGKEPKAGIDFLPLTVNYQERAYAAGRIPGGYFKREGRPSEKETLVSRLIDRPIRPLFVEGWRNDTQVVVTVLSHDLENDPDIVAMVAASAALTLSGVPFMGPIGAARVGYLNGGYKLNPLVTEIAESTLDLVVAGTQDAVLMVESEAKELSEDVMLGAVMFGHKHFQPVIEAIIRLAEKAAKEPRDFTPPENADVEAAVLAVAETELREAYKKTVKQERYAAVDAVKAKVVAALCPAEGEQKFSPEKVKAAFKEAQSKVVRWNILDTGSRIDGRDVKTVRSIVSEVGVLPRAHGSSLFTRGETQALVVATLGTGEDEQFIDALEGTYKERFLLHYNFPPYSVGETGRMGSPGRREIGHGKLAWRAIRPVLPPAHEFPYTIRVVSEITESNGSSSMASVCGGSLSLMDAGVPLRRPVAGIAMGLILEGERFAVLSDILGDEDHLGDMDFKVAGSEEGITSLQMDIKIAGITEEIMKIALAQAKDGRAHILGEMSKALTAARPELGEYAPRIETMQIPTDKIRDVIGTGGKIIREIVEKTGAKINIEDTGIVKIASSDGKAIKAAYNWIRSIVAEPEAGTIYDGTIVKIMEFGAFVNFFGAKDGLVHISELAAQRVAKVGDVVKEGQKVKVKFLGADERGKIRLSMKVVDQETGEDLTEKLKAERAERGEPEREERSDRGDRGDRGPRRDRGERRRESSGE